A stretch of the Perca flavescens isolate YP-PL-M2 chromosome 3, PFLA_1.0, whole genome shotgun sequence genome encodes the following:
- the zgc:101731 gene encoding synaptosomal-associated protein 25 isoform X2: MASNPPIITEQQELQRRANQVTDESLESTRRMMQLVEESKDAGIRAVVMLDEQGEQLERIEEGMDTINRDMKEAEKNLTDMAQCCGLCIWPIRKLKAFEESGAYKAVWGGGSGPDGVVSNQPASSRVLDEREQMIMSGGYIRRVTNDAREDEMEENLTHVGSIIGNLKSMALDMGNEIDTQNVQIERIQGKAILNVSRIDAANQKANNLMKR, encoded by the exons ATGGCGTCAAACCCGCCCATCATAACAGAGCAGCAGGAGCTGCAGAGGAGAGCCAATCAGGTCACAGATGAG TCCCTGGAGAGCACAAGGCGGATGATGCAGCTGGTCGAGGAG AGTAAAGATGCCGGGATCAGAGCTGTGGTTATGCTGGATGAACAAGGAG AGCAGTTGGAGCGTATTGAGGAAGGCATGGACACCATCAACAGGGACATGAAAGAGGCCGAGAAGAACCTGACAGACATGGCCCAGTGCTGTGGTCTGTGTATCTGGCCAATCAGGAA actgAAGGCCTTTGAGGAGAGCGGGGCGTACAAGGCGGTGTGGGGTGGAGGCTCCGGTCCAGATGGCGTTGTCTCCAATCAGCCGGCGTCGTCTCGAGTCTTGGATGAGAGGGAGCAAATGATCATGAGCGGAGGATACATacggag GGTGACTAACGATGCCCGCGAGGACGAGATGGAGGAGAACCTGACGCACGTCGGCAGCATCATCGGGAACCTGAAGAGCATGGCCCTAGACATGGGCAACGAGATCGACACGCAGAACGTCCAGATCGAACGCATACAGGGAAAG gctATTCTCAACGTGTCCCGCATCGACGCTGCCAACCAGAAAGCCAACAACCTCATGAAACGATAG
- the zgc:101731 gene encoding synaptosomal-associated protein 25 isoform X1 gives MASNPPIITEQQELQRRANQVTDESLESTRRMMQLVEESKDAGIRAVVMLDEQGEQLERVEEGLDQINSDMKEAEKNLTDLGKCCGLCSCDKLKAFEESGAYKAVWGGGSGPDGVVSNQPASSRVLDEREQMIMSGGYIRRVTNDAREDEMEENLTHVGSIIGNLKSMALDMGNEIDTQNVQIERIQGKAILNVSRIDAANQKANNLMKR, from the exons ATGGCGTCAAACCCGCCCATCATAACAGAGCAGCAGGAGCTGCAGAGGAGAGCCAATCAGGTCACAGATGAG TCCCTGGAGAGCACAAGGCGGATGATGCAGCTGGTCGAGGAG AGTAAAGATGCCGGGATCAGAGCTGTGGTTATGCTGGATGAACAAGGAG AGCAGTTGGAGCGAGTAGAGGAGGGCTTGGATCAGATCAACTCTGATATGAAGGAGGCCGAGAAAAACCTGACCGACCTGGGCAAGTGCTGCGGCCTCTGCTCCTGTGATAA actgAAGGCCTTTGAGGAGAGCGGGGCGTACAAGGCGGTGTGGGGTGGAGGCTCCGGTCCAGATGGCGTTGTCTCCAATCAGCCGGCGTCGTCTCGAGTCTTGGATGAGAGGGAGCAAATGATCATGAGCGGAGGATACATacggag GGTGACTAACGATGCCCGCGAGGACGAGATGGAGGAGAACCTGACGCACGTCGGCAGCATCATCGGGAACCTGAAGAGCATGGCCCTAGACATGGGCAACGAGATCGACACGCAGAACGTCCAGATCGAACGCATACAGGGAAAG gctATTCTCAACGTGTCCCGCATCGACGCTGCCAACCAGAAAGCCAACAACCTCATGAAACGATAG